TGCGCTTCTTGTGAGGTGACATTTTATGAGGTGAGTAATACCTGTTGTTCCTCCACCAGGAGGAGTGTTGACTGATATTACACCAGGGTAACGCAGGCAGCGAAAGTCCAAGCCATATTTATGATGGAGATACTTGAGAAAAATAATGCGTTAGTGGGTTTTTACCATTAGCGGGTTGTACAAGTATTCAGACAGCTTGAACGCTTACAACTTTTGTTGCAATACAGCCAAAAACTCCAATCTTACAGGAATATCAAGTGAGAGATCACCAGAAAGTAGTGCAtaagaaaattatacatacatTTGCAATGTAAAAAACTGTGAACCATCCTGTTACCTAAAACATATTGATAAGTGTGGCATACATTTATATTCTGCCTTCTTGCATCAATACCTTTTAGAATCATTCCATTCAGCAATTGAAGTTGTAAATCTTTAGAGATTTCTGTATACCAATTTTATCTAGAAACTAAGATTTTTGCTTAACACTTTCCATTTATAGATGATGGACTGAATAAAGCTCCATGATATATCTGAATATATCTATTGTTTAATAATCTAACCAtgctttaaacatctcaatAACCTCATCCTCTATGTGTCTGCTGAGTTTGTTGATCTTCATGacactgtttgttcactaaacCTTCACAAACAGCTGTTTCTACACTGATATTAAATTACATAACTTATTTAAAAGTTAGGTGACTAGAGGCAATTGGTTGCACTCAATTTTATTTGggggtttcaaaataaaatgggctgaatacaaattcacagcacctgtttaaattttttatttgcaaaactcTTTTACACTATtacaacattttctttccatgtcATGGTGATGCAGtactttttgttggtgtttcacaaaaacaatgacatttgtgctcgtaacatgacaaaatgtgaaaacatatcAGCATAAATGCTTATGCAAGAATCTGTATTTCCTCTCAATGAAGTTCAATTTATGCCTATGTTTTTAAACCTTACCTCCCCCATCAGTTCGCCATGCACTTTAGAGACACCATAGATGGTTCTAGGACGCTGTACACAGAGGTCAGGGGCGGGGTCACGGGGAGAAGAAGGACCGAATGCCCCAATGGTACTGGGGACGAAGAGGCGAAGGCAGTTCTCCAGGGCCAGATCCAGAACGTTGTGTAGGCCTGGAAGGGGCAACAAAAACTCAGACGTGGGTAACTTAAAACCTGGAGAGATGGAAAACCACGGACATCAAAACCAACCTGTGATGTTAATTTTTCGTGCTAACGCTACGTTAGCCTCACCCACAGCGCTAAGCAAAGCGCTGTAGTGAACCAGCCAAGTAATGCGGTTATTTATGATCAGTTCTCTGAGGTGCTTATAATCCAGCACATCTGCATACACAAACGGCcctaaaaaataatcagaaaggGGAAACTAAGAAACATGTTAAGGATAAAAACATAtcagaaaaaggggaaaactGAATTACTTTTCCTTACCACTGGTGTAAACTTGAGAAGGGGGCTTCTTGATGTCAGACAAGATCACACTCTCCGGCCCATACTGGTTCCTGGATATTATTACACTTCCAAtgaaatttcaaacattttaattttgagatACAAAACGTTTGCACAGAACTTACCTAAGCATTTGAGCAAGCCCCACTCCCAATTGCCCCAAACCACCTGcacaaagaaatatttgtacattttaccTCTCCaagaaacccccccccaaaacaaacatagAGCGATATTGGTACATCAATAGTCAGTTGGCTGTGAATGCATTTAGAAGATACACAAGAATGGATGGCACAAAAGGGTTTTGTTTGTCACAAGGCTTTGTTACAGAACAAAAAGTCACCTAAGCCTACTATTCTACCCCCTTTCATCTCACAAACACTGTCTGTTTCCACTCTTTTGTGATGAGTCAAAACAGGGTCGTGCTGCAAGCGCAGATTGAAAACAAAGTCCACATGTCTCTCGTGTTCTGCTTTTGACAACAATCACTCAACAACACCAGCCCTTTATCCTTAAACTGCCACATTTCTTCATGTGACTGCTTGAATTTGCTTAGAAAAGATCTTGGGAATTATTCCTTTTACTTCGCTCGCCAGATGCTCATCATCACAGCTCTCTGCTCTTATTGTAATAACTCATgtccaacaacagaaaacagtggAATGGTgtataaatcatatttaaattcAGAGATGTTCAATGTCCACCAGATATAAATAATTCTGAGCAAATAAAGGCCAGAAATTGTCTTCACCTGTGATGAGCACACGTGGGTTTTCCTGAGGTGTATCAGCATTGCAGGACTCCTGACTGTTCCACCTAGTCATCTTTCTAGGCCAAGAGCTGAAGCTGCGACTGGGTCGATTCTGTGCCCTGCTGAGGCAGCCTCGGCACAGCAGGCCCAGCAACGCAGTGGTGGGCATACACACCTGAAGGCCAGGCTGCATGTCCTGTAGCAGTCCTTAGGAAAGGTAAAATACCAACAGGTTAAATTTATTACTATGATGATCACAGTTAAGTTATTTACacatcagaaacagaagacagaaaTTTACCTTTAtgcagaaaaactcagaaatcccGAACAGGTGACTTTGGATTTCAAAATCAGCTGATGCAAGTCGGTAAATCCACAACAGTTCCTCACAACAAAACTAGAAATCAAAAAATTGCAAGACTACATTTGTGTATTCTAGAATATCGGTTTTAAATCTCCTAGTAACCACTGGGTAAACATGCTGGTTTGGGGAGACATGCTGGGCGATGTGGTTCTGGCCCACCTTTGTGTAATCACAGCGGCCTGTGCCTCCCGACTGCACTGGACTACAGTCTCCAGCCTGCACAGCTCCGTGTGGACAAACATGCTGACTTGCTGCGCACAGGGATTTGCATTGTGAAGACTGTTTAGCTGAGCTTAACAGGACTGCGAGGTGTGTCTCTCATATATCCTTCTTCTATATAATGTGTGTGGTTAAGTTCATAACatgaatttagaaaaattttattaaggCGTAGAAGAACtctaaaataacacaaatccCCACATTTCTTATGTACTACTCTTGTTACTTTTATTCAAGctcttcttccttttccttGTTGAActgtgtattttaaaattaacatttcttcaaaaaaaaactaaaatattgcaCACGAAATTGAATAAACAGTAAATGAAAGTCATGTATAAACTGCGTAcacaaataaagaacaaaaaaaaacatcactaaagcactgaaacacactgagcTTCTGATAGTTTACCTTCTTATGTCTTAGAGCTCATATATCCTCAACTTCATCAAAATCCTTAGCTACTTCAGCGTCTGTTATCgcatctcgtttttttttttgagatatTGTTGTTCAACCATACATATGGAAATAGCTGTCCACTCTAGGGACCACAATGCGTAAAAGAGATATTTCaatgtaaaatatatctttCTACTACAACTATTTTGTGGTAGTTAAGCTTGTATAATATGTCATGAGCTGATATTACAAGGAAAACACTCAAATCTCAAGTCTTAAAACACTAAAGGTATTTGCCCTTATATTGTAGTAAGGCCGGTATTAATAATTACCAGATGTTTTAATCCAATACTTTCTCATAATAATTCATATTAATaatctgtacttttttttttttagaaaatcctaagaaaaaatatatataaatgatgaCAACACTcaattcttagaaaaaaaaggatcaacatttatgaaggagaagaaaatacagtacatttaaacatggaaaaaatctaaatatggttctgtgaaataattttctctttcaaatCCTAATTTCTTTGTAGAGGTGTCACCTCTGTGTCACCCTGTGCCACTCAATGACCATGCTCCTTATTTCCTCCTGAACTGCCTCAAGATGTCGCGCCTGCTGCGTCCACCTCAGGAAAAAGCCTGGGGgtcaaatcaaaacatcaaGATCAATCACTGTCATGTAATACGTATCAGAATCTATTACTAAAGTGGTATGATTAATGGGACTGCAGCTCACCTCTCCAGAGCTGCAGGGACTGTGGGTGAACTGAGGGCCAGATTGCCAGCTCGTTGGGTTCATACAGAGGGTTTGAGTAGTAATCTCTCTCAGGCGGCCTCAGCAGGGCCTGGAACAAACAGTGAGTCCTGTCCTTCACTTCTAGGGCACACCTGAAAGTGGTTGTTAGTTTCAATGATCAACACTGATGAGCGCTGCATTGCAATCTGTACTGACTGAAAAACCCGCCGCCGGTGCTGAACTGACCTCTCCTGGTCATTGTTGCACAGAAACGTGCCGTAGTCTGAAGCGTAGACCTCATTTGCCAGTCTGAGGAGCAGCGTCTCAGAGAAACCCAGCGCCAGGGGGAACTGACGCCAAAGCTGCCAAACAcaatccagcagcagcaggaagattGGAGACTCCTGCTGGAGGCGAGCGTGGGAGTAGGCTGAATGGGCACACCGCTGCTGGAACGGATGTCCTGCCTGCAGGATAGGCCACACAGTCAAATGAACAAGAAAACATGATGTCTTGcaaaaaccagaaatgtttGTCTTGATGTAAGCTGTACTATGTAGAGTTCACCAGTTTTTGGGAGAAAATGATTGAACAAACAACCTCATGAAGTGCAAAGGAGAAAAGCAGACTGCTCAAGTGTGAAGCTGTTTAAgttgaaaatgcaaaatgtttaagttgGGGTTGGGTCATCAAACTATATTCTAAACATCTCAAGGAGCACTGTTCATTCTATCATCTGCAAATGGAAAAGGCTTCACACAACTTGGCATCAGAAACCTTTTTAGACTAATAAAGGAGATCATTAATCAGAAAAGCCACCAGAGGCCCATAATACTTCTGGCATATTTACAGTTCAATGGagaaaatctgttgacaggatAACCATGAGTTTTACACTTCACAAAACTGGCTTAACAgtggaagagtggcaagaagacaGTTATTGTTGACAGAAAGCCATAAGAAGTTATAGGCCATATTATTGAGTTGGCAAATATGTCAAAGAAGGTGCTCTGATCAGACAGGGACTGCAATTTAACTTTAAGTACACCATGTAAAATACCGTATGCATAATTCAGAGGGAATGCTTTTCTTCCCCAGGTGCAAGAATGTTTATTAGGATTTGAGTAGAGATGAAAATTTGACAATTCTGGAAGAATTCCTACTTGCTTCTGGAAATAATTTCGAACTGGAACAAAGTCCAACGTCAGCAAACAACCAGAGCCATGATGGAATGATCATATTCATGTTGCAGAATGGCCCAGTAAAAGTCCAGACTTCAAACAAGAGTTTGTGTCAAGACTTGAAAGTTGTTGCTCAGACTCTACCCATTCAACTTTAAGCTTGAACTACATGGTtaagaagaaggaggaaaaagagcTGTAAATGTAAAAGGCATGCAGAGACTGCCCTGTCTGGAAATGCAGTAAAACTGGTTCTGGAAAGTAATGGCTTGTCGATGAAATGCaacaattttggaaaaaaaaattaaaaccaagaatAATTTTCTTCACACTTCACAATTTTGTACTCAAGTACAAAATAGTAATGAAGATTCTTTTTGGTTGTAACTCAACAGAATATGAAAATCTCATAGAGtatgaaaagttttgttttcaggcGCTGTCTTGCAAACAGCGCCTGGAAATAATAGTTGGGGATTATTTTTGTGAACTATTATATATTCACAAAAATAGGATCCACTAAAAACAGTCttcactggaaaaataaaataaataaggcaACAATGCTCTGAACctccttttttctctcataCACACTGTAGCCCCACCTGTAGCCACTCCCTGTCCAGGAGAGCCAGGAAACCCTCCAGAGTGCGGCAGCTCGGGTCCATGATGAGTTGGGCCAGAGTGCAAATGAGCAAAGTGCAGTCTGTACCTTCATAGCCGTGGACCAGAGCTGAATGACCGTCCCTggacaaaaacaatacagtttaataaaaagagTCATATGCATCCATTCCTTAATGTAGCATGTTTTGGAAGTTTGGGTACAAGACACAGACCTTCTTTCttcattattaattttttccaaaatctttGTATAATTTGGcttcttttatttcacttaatgcttttattttattaatatctgCTAAAGGAAATTacaaatttcacatttctttggtactttagcaataaaaaaaaatgcatttcatctTATCctatttattctgcttttaatcGTTGCCCAGTTGCCATGCTTGTTTACTCCACTAAATGCTTCTCAAACTGACGTTTATTAAGTTGTTATTATGCAAATTTAGGTGCCCACCAGGTGTAATCTCATCACAGAAATGTACTGTTGGCGTTGCTCCTACCTCTCCACACACTCTACCAGCAGGCCAGCTGCGGACAGAGCAGTCTGGACGTGAGACAGCCATTTTGAATTCTCCAGCTTACTGAGCCAGCGGTCCACGTTGTGGGACTCATCTCCGCAGGCTTCCACCAGTTTAATCAGGCTCTCCTGAAGGGCCTTACCCCTGAACACACAAAGGCAAAGAAGAATGAGAAGCTAGCTCTGGGAGAAAGATCTGCAAAGTTACTAACATACTAACACACAAACCTTTCCATCTGCTTGTGAAGCCTTTTCCAGTGGCTGTAGCACGATTTGGACTCAAAGCCGCCACCAGTCATCCGAGCCTGCTGAACCTGCTGACCTGAACGAGTGTCAATAATGAAACCTTTATCTGAGTCCTCAATCACAACCTGAAGGAGGAGTTCATCTTCCTTGCAACGCTTCTTGTTGGCACCCGTCAGTGGCTGGCTGCTGCGCATGATCACCTGGGTAAATACAGAACGCAggttagaaataaaatggtgcATAAAATGGTGCTtgtgaacatttccacattttgacagGTTACAATCCaaactttactttgttttattgagattttgtgtgatagttttcatgatttatttacagataaaaatctgaaaaatgagaCTAGGATTTGTCTAACCCTGTCTGAGTTGGACACTGTGTCCAACCACAACAATATATGGCCCTCTGCACACATAAAGCCTGAAATTAGAAAACCTTATATCAGGCCTTCCCTATCGCCTCTTTAGAGCACAATATCCACAGGATGACGttgtcaccaccatgtttcactatgAGGTGTATTCCGTCTCAAAAGAGCTGCTCACCTTTGTATAATATGTTTGCTGTCATCCCTGCATAGCTTGTGGAAATCTGTATGCCAGACATTTCATCACTTTCCTTTaacaatgactttcttcttgtcaattttttaaaattttttttaataaaaaacagatttatataTTCACTAAACAACTGTCTTTAAATTTACTTGAATAGTCATGCGTTGTTATGTTAGCAAATTTTCTGTACTATTTCCATTTTTGGATCCGGATTTGAACAGTGATCTGTGAGAGGTTGAAACTTTAGGGCAACATTTCACAAACTAAAACCTCTCCACACATTTCTACCTGTGACCTATCTGTTGTGTTCCTTGGTTTTCATGATTTTGCTCTCTAACAACTCTCTCAGGCCTCTGCAGAACAGTTGGTATTATACTAAGATGAATCCAAATGTACACCGAGTCTTTTACACAACAATATCTGTTTTACTTTCCACTCCACAATCATGAAATACattgtctgtcacataaaattggAATAAGATAAATTGAAGTTTGTCctttaaatggaagaaaattgtAAGAAATTTCAAGAAGATCACATAATCTCAAAAATCATTCCATCAGGCAGCCTGATCCCCTTACCATGCCATTCTTTCGATGATAGTAGCACAGGACAGGGAAGCGGCCACCTTGTCTAAATTTGGCCACTTTCTTCAGTGTTTCATCATCGATGCCTTTTGGAACAATGACTACCGGAGGATAGGAAGGGCACACAGAGTAGGTTTTGTTCACACTGCTCAACCTCCATTTCCTatgctgaaaataaagaaagatgaCAGTATTTGGTCAGAAATTACTGAACGAACCGTAAATCTGCTAGAATGCCTAGAGAAGGGCGGCTCAAGACCATCTTAAATTACATTAGGTTACAGGAtgtttgaacagaaaaagaCTGTTGCTGAATATAGTAAGCTCTCCTGTCACATCAGAATATACAGAAAATAGCAGAAAAGCTTGACGAGTTCATGTAGAGGCTGTCTTGGACAAAATAGCACATTgaaaaactgcatttctttGGGAGGCCTTAAAAAGACGTTAACAAAAGTCAGTCAGAATGTGGTTAAATGTGGTTAAACAAAATATAGGGTCTTTAACGTGCTCAAGATATATAGataacagttaattttattatttgaaatgtgctgcagaaagacttcaaacaaaaacaagaacaaactaGGAAAAAATGCCTAGACATGCAAATTCCAGTAAGTTTCTCCCAGTAACCAGGCCACCCTGATACGTACATTCCACCTACTTGAAGAATGTTGTGCTCATTAAACACTTCCAACAATTAAAATCCTTATTGCCCAACCTTTTGTCATGGCAACATGCTATTCCCAGGGAAAGACATGAACTCAagctgtgtgtttgcatgttctgATATTAggggaaaacaaatgaaagctaAGCAACAGGGATATCCTGAAAAGTGACCTTTACGTCCACCCTCCCTGGCACTTTCCTGTCATATGGCTGCTGGAttgttgttgaaaaaataattactttttacagCTTTAGTGTCATGCTTTACTACATGCAATGCTTAATGTTTCTTAGGCaagtaaaaaaagctttataGTTTCTTACAAGTTCCTTAATTTGAGTGTAGTGTTTTTCAGGGGTTGAGAGACCCCACTGCTCCCGCAGGCTGAGGTCATTGGGCCTGTAAAAGAAAGGATACATCTCCGACACATTGTCCAGACAGGACAGGGTCTGCAGGAGAAAAGAGAGTTGGCTGCTAAATGTTGTAATCCAAGAACATAACAATTTAAGGCAAAATATACTGATCCTTTGCTTTTGTTAAGGTATTACTGTAAAATACCTCAATCGATTGAGCAATGTTGAGGCACTGCTCCATGCCTGGAATGTCCAGCTGAAGCACACGCAGATCTTTGCACTTGATGGTGATTGTCCCAGAGGATCCAGGCGTCCTGTGCATGTAAAAGTAAGTATacacatgtttttcattcagataCTCCATGGATGGTGGATGCTTTTGCTTCCACCAATGCAAGGATTCTTTGCCCGACTTGCAGCAGAAGAGGAACAACAATGGTTATTTTGAAGGTGTGTTTCTCTTAGTCAGTGAACCATAACAGTTTCAAGGGGTTTCAGAAGTACTTTCACAAGGCATTGAAATCAAGCTTCAGCAAGAGGCACAGGAGACAGTAAAGCATGTGGCTAGCAGCAACTTGCATAGAGAGGCTGCAATTTTGTTAGGAAATTTCCTTTTTCAGCAGAGGCAGAACACAGCAGGCACATGGCAACACCAACAATTTCCAACCTGTCACTGTGGGCTGCTTTTGAGAGGAAACCGGAATAGCCCAAAAGGTTTTCCACACTGGTTGGACAGATTTAAGGAAGCGAATTAGACATAGTGGGATTAAAGGACACAGTTATGATTAGTTCATTCGTCAGCTTGGCAGTGTAAGAGTCAATAACTCTGAATGTCATTCCAAGTCGACGGTATAGTTATCAGTTGGTATATTAGAGGGATTTAATAGTCTGATTTAAGTTGCAAGGAATAAAGAATAGATGAAACCAACATGCTTGTTTCAAATCCTTATTCTAAGAAGTCAAGTAGGTGATGAGAAATTTTGTCTTTAATCAGTAAGGTTTCGCTGTTCTGGACGCATCCCAATCTCACCTTTTCTCAATGGCATCGATATTCCTGAGCAGAAGCAGAACCTGCCTGGAGCTTCCCTCCTCCCTGTCCGAGAAGAGCAGGTGGTGACCGGTGACGCACAGGGTCCCTCTGCTCGGTGGGTGCAGCGGCTGACGGAGCACTACATCCTCGACGTTGGCCGTCTTGATATGGTCAGAAAACTCCATCAGCCTCCTCAGACTTCAGAAAAACCCTCACAGAAAcgaacttttcttctttctaccCCCGCACTTCACTTCAAATCACCCACTCGCCTctgtttaagaaaatgaaagcaaGCTTCCTCTTCTACATTCAGAGCTAGCTGGGCTGTCTTGCTCTTGCACTGCTGGATTTTTTTGACGATAAGGGatctaaaaatagaagaaactTCATATTTGCCTGATCATAGCTGAACCAGATACGGGTTCACCTTTTACTGTTACTACTTGTTAAGCTGGTGTCTGGTGTGGAAATGGAAAATGAGTTACTTGAGGCAACAAAAGACGGAAGTGCGCATTTCCTGAGACAAAAAGCGACCCAGTGTGATGTGACATTTAAGTTAAGTTTAGTTCAGTTTCGAACGGAGAGGCAGTTGAGGTGCGAATGTAATACATAAAACGGCCACCATGTGGCACCACAAGGCAACAAAAGTTAGCTCCAGGCCAGGGTTTTGCAATCTGAACCAGAGAGGCAATTTTGCCTTCAGTTCGTGTAACATTTGCTGTCATCTGAGCCTggtcatttgaagaaaaaaataaataaataaataaataaaaaaaaataaataaataaatagcctggctattttttttttaaaaaaggtagTATTTAATTGTT
This is a stretch of genomic DNA from Gambusia affinis linkage group LG16, SWU_Gaff_1.0, whole genome shotgun sequence. It encodes these proteins:
- the zgc:154055 gene encoding myotubularin-related protein 9 isoform X2, coding for MEFSDHIKTANVEDVVLRQPLHPPSRGTLCVTGHHLLFSDREEGSSRQVLLLLRNIDAIEKRTPGSSGTITIKCKDLRVLQLDIPGMEQCLNIAQSIETLSCLDNVSEMYPFFYRPNDLSLREQWGLSTPEKHYTQIKELHRKWRLSSVNKTYSVCPSYPPVVIVPKGIDDETLKKVAKFRQGGRFPVLCYYHRKNGMVIMRSSQPLTGANKKRCKEDELLLQVVIEDSDKGFIIDTRSGQQVQQARMTGGGFESKSCYSHWKRLHKQMERGKALQESLIKLVEACGDESHNVDRWLSKLENSKWLSHVQTALSAAGLLVECVERDGHSALVHGYEGTDCTLLICTLAQLIMDPSCRTLEGFLALLDREWLQAGHPFQQRCAHSAYSHARLQQESPIFLLLLDCVWQLWRQFPLALGFSETLLLRLANEVYASDYGTFLCNNDQERCALEVKDRTHCLFQALLRPPERDYYSNPLYEPNELAIWPSVHPQSLQLWRGFFLRWTQQARHLEAVQEEIRSMVIEWHRVTQR
- the zgc:154055 gene encoding myotubularin-related protein 9 isoform X1, yielding MEFSDHIKTANVEDVVLRQPLHPPSRGTLCVTGHHLLFSDREEGSSRQVLLLLRNIDAIEKSVENLLGYSGFLSKAAHSDRTPGSSGTITIKCKDLRVLQLDIPGMEQCLNIAQSIETLSCLDNVSEMYPFFYRPNDLSLREQWGLSTPEKHYTQIKELHRKWRLSSVNKTYSVCPSYPPVVIVPKGIDDETLKKVAKFRQGGRFPVLCYYHRKNGMVIMRSSQPLTGANKKRCKEDELLLQVVIEDSDKGFIIDTRSGQQVQQARMTGGGFESKSCYSHWKRLHKQMERGKALQESLIKLVEACGDESHNVDRWLSKLENSKWLSHVQTALSAAGLLVECVERDGHSALVHGYEGTDCTLLICTLAQLIMDPSCRTLEGFLALLDREWLQAGHPFQQRCAHSAYSHARLQQESPIFLLLLDCVWQLWRQFPLALGFSETLLLRLANEVYASDYGTFLCNNDQERCALEVKDRTHCLFQALLRPPERDYYSNPLYEPNELAIWPSVHPQSLQLWRGFFLRWTQQARHLEAVQEEIRSMVIEWHRVTQR
- the tdh2 gene encoding L-threonine dehydrogenase 2, with translation MQPGLQVCMPTTALLGLLCRGCLSRAQNRPSRSFSSWPRKMTRWNSQESCNADTPQENPRVLITGGLGQLGVGLAQMLRNQYGPESVILSDIKKPPSQVYTSGPFVYADVLDYKHLRELIINNRITWLVHYSALLSAVGEANVALARKINITGLHNVLDLALENCLRLFVPSTIGAFGPSSPRDPAPDLCVQRPRTIYGVSKVHGELMGEYLHHKYGLDFRCLRYPGVISVNTPPGGGTTDYAVQIFHDALSTGHHECYLRPDTRLPMMHISDCHRATVEFMQTPECQLSLRTYNIAAMSFTPEEVAQEIRKHLPHLKVTYNPDSVRQTIADSWPVRFDDSNARRDWGWAPAFGLEELVKDMLRCVRDKRTREGFPVS